The Vulpes lagopus strain Blue_001 chromosome 6, ASM1834538v1, whole genome shotgun sequence genome has a segment encoding these proteins:
- the ARF6 gene encoding ADP-ribosylation factor 6, translating into MGKVLSKIFGNKEMRILMLGLDAAGKTTILYKLKLGQSVTTIPTVGFNVETVTYKNVKFNVWDVGGQDKIRPLWRHYYTGTQGLIFVVDCADRDRIDEARQELHRIINDREMRDAIILIFANKQDLPDAMKPHEIQEKLGLTRIRDRNWYVQPSCATSGDGLYEGLTWLTSNYKS; encoded by the coding sequence ATGGGGAAGGTGCTATCCAAGATCTTCGGGAACAAGGAAATGCGGATCCTCATGTTGGGCCTGGACGCGGCCGGCAAGACAACAATCCTGTACAAGTTGAAGCTGGGCCAGTCGGTGACCACCATTCCCACAGTGGGTTTCAACGTGGAGACGGTGACTTACAAAAACGTCAAGTTCAACGTATGGGATGTGGGCGGCCAGGACAAGATCCGGCCGCTCTGGCGGCATTACTACACCGGGACCCAGGGTCTGATCTTCGTAGTGGACTGCGCCGACCGCGACCGCATCGACGAGGCCCGCCAGGAGCTGCACCGCATTATCAATGACCGGGAGATGAGGGACGCCATAATCCTCATCTTCGCCAACAAACAGGACCTGCCTGATGCCATGAAACCCCACGAGATCCAGGAGAAACTGGGCCTGACCCGGATTCGGGACAGGAACTGGTATGTGCAGCCCTCCTGTGCCACCTCAGGGGATGGACTCTATGAGGGGCTCACATGGTTAACCTCTAACTACAAATCCTAA